One Thermodesulfovibrionales bacterium genomic window carries:
- a CDS encoding acetate--CoA ligase family protein, which translates to ELFKDVAFGLAPLSGEDALWLIKQVKGHRLLEGYRGNPPADLQRLVGIIVTISEMMATGLIEEIDLNPIALYPKGAVVLDAKMSVVAPAA; encoded by the coding sequence TCGAATTGTTCAAGGATGTCGCTTTCGGACTCGCCCCTCTGTCAGGAGAGGATGCACTATGGCTTATAAAACAGGTTAAAGGCCACCGGCTCCTCGAGGGCTATAGAGGCAATCCCCCGGCAGACCTGCAGCGACTTGTCGGGATTATCGTCACCATCTCCGAGATGATGGCGACGGGACTCATTGAAGAGATAGATTTAAACCCGATAGCGCTCTATCCGAAAGGCGCGGTGGTACTGGACGCAAAGATGTCTGTCGTAGCTCCCGCTGCCTGA